The Rhodococcus sp. B50 DNA window AGCAACTCGACGCGGAGGCCGGGCGTGCCCTGCGCAGTGCGCTGGCCGGGCACGCGGCCGCGCTGCGGGTGCAGGTGGCGGGGCGCGCGGGGACGGGCCGCGAAGTCGTCGAGGCACGGGTCCGGGAATCGCTGCCCGAGGCGAGTGCCGACGCGATCGTCGTCGGAGCGGCAGTGGACACACCGGACGGTCCCGATCCGGTGCTCGACGCCGACCTCCTCGTCTACGTCGTGCCGCGTCGCCTCGACCCGGCCGTCGTGCACCCCGCCGACCGCGCCGCACTCGCGACCGTCGATCCTCGTCGCATCGTCCTCGTGGTCTCGGGCGGGGCAGCCGCCGCGGAGTGCGCCGTCGTCGCCCGCGCGACCGGCGTGGCGCCCGGGCAGGTGGTCGCCGTTCGTGCGGAGGAGCTGCTCGCAGAACTGATCGCCGCGCGTGCGGCCGTCGCCCGTGGCCTGCGTGACGAGGAGCTCGCCCGGGCCGCTGCCGGCATTCCTGCGGCTCCGCAGGTGCGGGAACTCGTCGAACACACCCTGGATGTGTCGGCGGGACCGCGGTGAACGAGGACGACGTCCTGCGCCGATGGAACCCGCGCGGATGGATGCGGTTGCACGAACCACCCGCGACCGGCATACGGGTCGTCGGAGTGCCCGGCTCCGGTGTGGGCGGGCTGGCATCGGAACTGCGGCACCAGGGTGGCGTGGACATCGCGGACGACGACAGGGCTGCTGCTGATGGGCCCTCCGATCGGGCGGCGGTCACCCTCGTGGTGTTCGACCCGTCCGCCGTGATCGGCCGGACCGAACTTGCGCTCGTGCGCGCGGCAGCCGCCGGGTCGATCGAGGTGGTCTGTGCCCTGACGGGCAGCGACCGCTACCCCGACCACCGAGCGGTGCGCGACGCCGACGTCGAGATCCTGCACCGGCACGCACCCTGGCTGCCGCGCGTCGTGGTGCTGCCCGTTTCCGCCGAGGCCGCGCGGCGGGCCCGCGAGCACGAGGCGAGCGAGGCCCTTCGGCAGACCGTGCTCGCCGGTTCGGGGATCGTCGAGCTGCGGGACGTCCTGGCCGCCGCCGTCCGGTCGTCGCACGACCCGCGACGGGTGCGCACAGCGCTCGTCGCCGCCACGCGACCGATGATCGGTGAGGAGATGGAGCGTCTGAGGACGGAGGACGACGAAGCGGACCTCCGCACGGAACGTTCCCGCCTCATCACCGCCGCACCACCCGCGACCTCCGGTCCCGACCTGCGCCGACTGCAGGTGACGCTCGCGCACGAGGTCGCAGTGCGGGTGCGAACGGCATCCACCGAGGCGGTCGAGGTGCTCGAGACCGCGGGTGGGGACGCGGTGGTCGCGACGATCGACGCCCACATCGACGACCTGCGTGCGCGGCTCACCGACGAGATGACCCGGATCGCACCGGGGACACCCGGCCCGGAAGCCACGCGCACGTTCCGCCCACCCGAGACCGCGCGGTCGATGGAGGACACGCTGACGGTGGTGTTCGGCGCGTCGGCGGGTGCGGGTCTCGGCAGGCTGCTCGTCACCCCGTTCGGGAATCTGCCGGGCTGGATGTCGCTGGTGGTCGCGATCGCGTGCGCGGTGCCGGCGGCGGGCTGGCTGATGCGGGTCCGCAGGCGTATCGCGTACCGGGAACGGATGCGCCGGTGGATCGCCGAGGAGCTCGCCACCGTGCGCGCGGAGCTCGACAGCTGGATCCGCACCCGCATCCACGAGGCGGAATTGCAGTCCGCCGCGCTTGCGGCCGCCACCCGTGACCGGCACGCGACCCGCGTGCGCGAGCGCATCGCGGCGATCGACGCGGAGATCACCCGCCGCCGCGGGGAACGACGCGCCCGCATTGCGGCATGCGAACGCGACCTCGCCGTGCTCGGACGCGACTCGGAACCGCGGGATGCCGGGGTGCGTCGAACCGGATAGGAGCGATCCGGCAACCGCCCGGGTCGGAAAGGAAACGATGGCCGAACTCGCCGGCGGATCGGGCGGAGCGCCCCAGCCGTTCACCGATCCGTTCGATCCTTCCGTGTTCGATCCGTCCGAGGTGGCCACCTGGGCCGATGTCCTCGATCCGACCACCGACCTCGACGGCGACGGTGTTGCCGAGACGGTGGTCGCCGACAGCGAGCGCTGGGGAGGCGGCGGCGACTGGGGCGACGGCCTCGTGGTCGCCACCGACACCGATCTCGACGGCAGCAGCGACCGCCTGTCGGTGATCGCGGACGACGGTCGCTACGGAGTGTGGGAATACTGTCGCGAGCTGGACGGATCGGGTCGCTGGAGCCGTCTCGACACAGGTAGCCTGGAATACGACGTACACCACGGAGACGGGTCGAAGTGATCCATCTCCGGCTGCGTAGCAGGGGGAGGGGACGGTATTGTGCGCACGCTCTGAATCGTTTCTGTGAGATTTCCGACCGGCCCCGAGTGACGCCGGTCGGCCTTCCGACGTTAACCTCTATGAAAAGGACATCCGGCGCCTACTTCGCCTGTTCGGCCACGGACGACGTAGGTGGTACCCCTG harbors:
- a CDS encoding DUF6802 family protein, translating into MAELAGGSGGAPQPFTDPFDPSVFDPSEVATWADVLDPTTDLDGDGVAETVVADSERWGGGGDWGDGLVVATDTDLDGSSDRLSVIADDGRYGVWEYCRELDGSGRWSRLDTGSLEYDVHHGDGSK